The Halotia branconii CENA392 region CCCTGTGCGAGTTCGTCAACATGTTAATCCACTTGCCAAAAAGTATCAAACACCAGCGAGTCCTTTGGAGTGGGAAAAAATTTATGCCCAGCCAAACCAACCCCTACATCTAGATATTGGCTGCGCTAGAGGGCAGTTTTTATTGAATATGGCTACAATAGAACCCGACTGGAATTTTCTCGGTTTAGAAATTAGAGAATCACTGGTAATTGAAGCGAATAAGTTACGCTATGACTCTGGTTTGGCAAACCTGCAATATTTGTTTTGCAATGTCAATAATTCATTGCTATCACTTTTATCTTCACTACCTAGAGGAACTTTACAACGTGTTACTATTCAATTTCCCGATCCTTGGTTTAAAACCCGCCATGCTAAACGCCGTGTAGTGCAACCAGAATTAGTAGAAGAATTAGCTAATTATTTGACAGTTGGGGGGATTGTATTTTTGCAGTCAGATATAGAGTTTATCGCCGTAGAAATGCGCGATCGCTTTGCTGCTAACCCAGCTTTTCAAAGAGTTGGTACACAAGAATGGCTGGATGAAAATCCTTTACCAGTACCTACAGAACGAGAAATAACTACTCAAAAAAAAGGCGAACCTGTTTATCGTAATTTGTTTATAAAAGTGAACAATACCGATAAAAGATAATCGGCGTTGCTTAATTAGGATATGAAAATAAAAAATTAAGTATTCTCAACTCTTATTCTCTGCGACTCCCTTCGGGTTCACCAGTTGCCTGGGTCGGGCTAACCCTCCCGCAGTGAACCAGCGCTGCGGGAGGGTTAGCAAAGCGGGGCGTAGCCCGGCAAATTCATATTCTCAATCAGCAACGCCAGATAATCATTATTGTTTATTTATTAAGACTTACGTAATAACTCTCTGAAACTCCTATTTCTCTGTGTTCTCAGCGTCCTCTGCGGTTAGATTTTCCGTTACCTGTGCGTAAGTCCTGTTTATGAGTAAAGATTATTAACAGTTATCAGTGAACAGGAACTGATAACTGTTCATTGATTTAATTATCTGGCTATTATGATTGAATCTGAATTGTCAAGATAACTATACTGGTGAGCTTTTGCAGAGGTCGCCAAGTTAGAAGCGATCGCCTAATTATCTCAATTACCGTTTGTTCTTGACAAGTAGAAGCTTGTTCATCAAGTACTACTTGTTTTACTCGTCCTTTATTGACTTGAAATTCAAAGACCAAATTACCATTGAAACCTGTAGGTAGTTGAATAGATTGCAGATACTGAGTGAGTAGATAAATCAGCTGTTGATCTAACCCTGTCACACTCACAACTTGTAAACGCTGAACAGGAGACATTCGCGCCAACTCTGCATCTATTTCATCAGATTCAATCACTGAAGGTTTAAGCAATTCCAGATCATACTGATCAATCTCTGACAATCCGCTGCCTACATTCAAAGCTGGAGGATAAGCATCATCGATATAGAGAGATTGTCGCTGTATAATTAATGACTCTGTTTCTTTTGAAGGTGGCATTGCTTGAGCTGGAGATGGGGGAGACATCAAAGCTTGGGGAGGTTGGGCTAATCTCCTTTGGCGTACCCTTGCTCCCGCAGCAGGAGCAGCATAAACAGCGCCGCCGAAGATACCTTGATGGTTGATACCTTCTGGCATTTCTACAGGTACTTGCACAGAAACGGAACCTTGAGTTGAATCAACTCGAACATCATCACTGACGGCAACGAAGGCTGTATACTGCGATAAAAGTTGATAAGCGAGGGCTGTATTGGTTACTGCTTCGACACCTGACTTGGTTTCGCCACTCACCATCTGATTCATCAAATCTTTGATGCGGGAACGTCCCCACAGTTGGGCGATTGCTGGATTACCTGTGTTCTCAAAATTGAGGTCAAAAGTATGCTGATAACGTGTACCACCCGCAGCAATTCCTGTAATGTGCAGTTTACCATTGCGATCGCCTAGTTTGCGACCAAATAGCACTAACGGTTGTTCGGCAAATAAATCTGGTGGTGTGGAGGGATAGATGATTGGAGATTCGCCATCACCTTCCCATTGCAAGTTGATGTTTGCCAAAACAGGGTTATTAATTTGACGGAAGAATTTATCTACTACT contains the following coding sequences:
- the trmB gene encoding tRNA (guanosine(46)-N7)-methyltransferase TrmB, with the translated sequence MAPVRVRQHVNPLAKKYQTPASPLEWEKIYAQPNQPLHLDIGCARGQFLLNMATIEPDWNFLGLEIRESLVIEANKLRYDSGLANLQYLFCNVNNSLLSLLSSLPRGTLQRVTIQFPDPWFKTRHAKRRVVQPELVEELANYLTVGGIVFLQSDIEFIAVEMRDRFAANPAFQRVGTQEWLDENPLPVPTEREITTQKKGEPVYRNLFIKVNNTDKR